In one window of Petrotoga olearia DSM 13574 DNA:
- the fliR gene encoding flagellar biosynthetic protein FliR has protein sequence MVLENLTYQLWIYFFIFARLAGITFFIPFFSTAFVPVQVKVFITLFISYLVLFEVNGTFPINSPPLVIIFYLLMNFLFGSSVGLISNILFYAFQFAGETIGIQMGFAMANVFDPVTSDEISLISELSFLFSIFLFFIFKGPLILYSIIIDSFNKIPVVFTLTPEGFMVFSQKLFDVFTIGLQLSMPFIAFMILLKVALGIVSRLIPQVNVFMVGIPLEILVGFLLFLGVILIWEDQFTTLFFQLMEWIKKSMILLFQ, from the coding sequence ATTATGGATTTATTTTTTCATCTTTGCTAGGTTGGCTGGAATTACTTTTTTTATCCCTTTTTTTAGTACCGCTTTCGTTCCTGTTCAGGTAAAAGTTTTTATAACACTCTTTATTTCTTATTTGGTGCTTTTTGAGGTTAACGGCACATTTCCCATTAATTCGCCACCTCTTGTGATAATATTCTATTTGTTGATGAACTTTCTTTTTGGAAGTAGTGTAGGATTAATATCCAATATTTTGTTTTATGCTTTTCAATTTGCAGGAGAAACGATTGGTATACAAATGGGATTTGCAATGGCAAATGTTTTCGATCCTGTAACTAGCGATGAAATATCTTTGATTTCAGAACTTTCATTTTTGTTCAGTATATTTCTTTTTTTTATCTTTAAAGGGCCATTAATTTTATACTCAATAATTATTGATTCTTTCAACAAGATTCCAGTTGTTTTTACGCTAACACCTGAAGGGTTTATGGTTTTTTCACAAAAATTATTTGATGTATTTACTATAGGGCTTCAACTTTCGATGCCGTTTATTGCATTTATGATTCTTTTGAAGGTTGCTTTGGGAATAGTTTCTAGATTGATACCTCAGGTTAATGTTTTTATGGTTGGTATTCCACTAGAGATACTGGTAGGCTTTTTGCTTTTTTTAGGAGTGATTTTGATTTGGGAAGATCAATTTACAACTCTATTTTTTCAACTAATGGAATGGATAAAAAAGTCGATGATTCTTCTATTTCAATAA
- the flhB gene encoding flagellar biosynthesis protein FlhB, with the protein MGRSIYNSIFSTNGMDKKVDDSSISINLQLFADPDKTEDPTPRRLEKAREEGNIPQSNEFNMAVSFLSISLFLWVIFEPLLNDIFKVFYDYLSLDLDFSPTDLLGYEIKAHMNLYIKLVLFFGVAVVVSTLLGMIQTKFLFTFKSLKLDLSKINPIKGFKRLFSLRSVVELIKALLKLAILGLLTFNIIKSNWYKILSLAEEETSFSFNMIFDLVINILFQLGIALLLLSLFDFWYQRYEYKKELKMSKYEVKQERKEIEGNPEIKQRQRELMRNLARSRMMQKVPEADVVITNPTHYAVAIEYKPEEMQAPIVVAKGKDEVAFKIRDIAFKHGIPILERPALAREIYEKVDINEEIPEHLYTLVAEVLAYVYKLSY; encoded by the coding sequence TTGGGAAGATCAATTTACAACTCTATTTTTTCAACTAATGGAATGGATAAAAAAGTCGATGATTCTTCTATTTCAATAAACCTTCAACTTTTTGCTGATCCAGATAAAACAGAAGATCCCACGCCTAGAAGGTTAGAAAAAGCTCGAGAAGAAGGAAACATTCCTCAATCGAACGAGTTCAATATGGCGGTTAGTTTTTTATCGATTTCCCTTTTCTTGTGGGTAATATTTGAGCCTCTACTTAATGATATTTTTAAGGTATTTTACGATTATTTATCTTTAGATTTAGATTTTTCACCAACAGATTTGCTTGGATATGAAATTAAAGCACATATGAACTTATACATTAAATTGGTACTTTTTTTTGGTGTTGCTGTTGTAGTTTCTACCCTTTTGGGAATGATTCAAACCAAATTTTTGTTTACTTTTAAATCTTTAAAATTGGATTTGAGCAAGATAAATCCTATTAAAGGATTTAAAAGGTTATTTTCTTTAAGGTCAGTAGTGGAACTTATAAAAGCCCTATTAAAATTAGCCATATTGGGATTGCTAACCTTTAATATAATAAAGTCCAATTGGTATAAGATACTCTCGTTGGCAGAGGAAGAAACTTCTTTTTCCTTTAATATGATTTTTGATTTAGTTATTAATATACTGTTTCAATTAGGGATAGCCCTACTTCTTCTCAGTTTGTTTGATTTTTGGTATCAGAGGTATGAATATAAAAAAGAGCTAAAAATGAGTAAGTATGAGGTCAAACAAGAACGAAAAGAAATTGAAGGGAACCCTGAAATTAAACAAAGACAAAGAGAATTGATGAGAAATTTAGCAAGAAGTAGGATGATGCAAAAAGTCCCAGAGGCGGATGTTGTCATTACCAATCCTACTCATTATGCTGTTGCGATAGAGTACAAACCTGAAGAAATGCAGGCTCCGATAGTTGTAGCAAAAGGAAAGGACGAAGTCGCCTTCAAGATAAGAGATATTGCTTTTAAACATGGAATACCGATCTTAGAAAGGCCTGCTCTGGCAAGGGAAATTTATGAGAAAGTTGACATAAACGAAGAAATACCAGAACACCTATACACTTTAGTTGCAGAGGTATTAGCTTACGTCTACAAACTCAGTTATTAA
- the flhA gene encoding flagellar biosynthesis protein FlhA, which yields MDFNRIKGLDIVISILIVGIVVLMVIPIPTFLLDFLQLLNIIVSIIILLATLYLKRALDISIFPSLLLVMTIFRLALNVSSTRLILLNGKNFEGKVVRAFGDFVVGGNYVVGIIIFLILVIIQFLVITKGTERISEVAARFTLDAMPGKQMSIDADMSSGLINEEEARQRREDIRREADFYGAMDGASKFVRGDAIAGLIITLINLVGGLIIGMLQQGLTIAEAAEVFALLTVGDGLVAQIPALLISTSAGMIVSRAASKDNFGVDLIRQLTSDTRVLNIAGGIIIILGMLTPIPIFPSLILGGGLLFVAYVNRASEGQLAYETPGSSGVGMGVTTAPKGEKRGVSGGFAPPLTTPEEVSEVLQGDTIEVDIGYGLIPLADPDQGGDLLDRITVVRKQLAYELGMVISPIRIRDSVLLSSNEYIIKLRGVEVGRFELIPDRLLAINSGMASEELPGIKTKEPAFGLGAFWIDESLKEEAIEKGYTTVDAPSVFATHLSETIKKYAHEIIGTKEIEILIDGLRVNYANLVDTLIPTMLKMHELKKVLSELLYERISIRNLSSIFESLIEAVDKYGNNIENLVEYVRRSMGRQIAENLKSDDGDLHVTALDPSIEKKLSESIRESDSGRVIIIEPEYSNILVQRISKSLENMMMKGFNPILICSKNIRYPFARFILKFIQNISIIAYEEIPSDTSLNVNEIVKIEGERSNAN from the coding sequence ATGGATTTTAATAGAATAAAAGGGTTAGATATAGTAATTTCGATACTTATCGTCGGGATAGTTGTGTTGATGGTTATACCTATTCCAACCTTTTTGCTAGACTTTTTGCAACTATTGAACATAATCGTTTCGATAATAATCTTACTGGCCACCTTATATTTGAAAAGGGCTTTGGATATCTCTATTTTTCCCTCTTTGTTATTGGTTATGACCATCTTTAGGTTGGCTTTGAACGTTTCGTCTACTCGTTTGATACTCTTAAACGGTAAAAATTTCGAAGGGAAAGTGGTTAGGGCCTTTGGGGACTTTGTTGTCGGTGGAAATTATGTTGTGGGAATCATTATCTTTTTGATCCTTGTTATAATTCAATTTCTTGTAATAACTAAAGGAACAGAAAGAATATCAGAAGTAGCCGCAAGGTTCACTTTGGATGCCATGCCTGGCAAACAAATGAGTATAGATGCTGACATGTCTTCCGGATTGATTAACGAAGAAGAAGCTAGGCAAAGAAGAGAAGACATACGAAGAGAAGCCGACTTTTATGGAGCGATGGATGGAGCTAGTAAGTTTGTGAGAGGAGATGCGATAGCCGGTTTGATAATAACTCTGATTAATTTAGTTGGAGGTTTAATAATCGGAATGCTTCAGCAGGGACTGACGATCGCAGAGGCAGCGGAAGTATTTGCTTTACTTACCGTAGGAGACGGGCTCGTTGCTCAAATTCCTGCGTTGTTAATTTCAACCTCAGCAGGTATGATAGTATCAAGAGCGGCCTCAAAAGATAATTTTGGGGTAGATTTGATAAGACAACTTACTTCTGACACAAGGGTTTTGAATATAGCTGGTGGAATAATAATAATTTTAGGTATGTTGACACCAATTCCAATTTTTCCTTCGTTGATTTTAGGAGGAGGTTTGCTTTTCGTAGCTTATGTGAATAGAGCAAGTGAAGGCCAATTAGCTTACGAAACTCCTGGGTCGAGTGGCGTAGGAATGGGAGTTACAACCGCGCCAAAAGGTGAAAAAAGGGGTGTTTCTGGTGGTTTTGCGCCACCCCTTACAACTCCAGAAGAAGTCTCGGAAGTCTTACAAGGAGATACAATTGAAGTAGATATTGGTTATGGATTGATACCTTTAGCTGATCCAGATCAAGGTGGAGACCTATTAGATAGGATAACCGTTGTTCGAAAACAATTAGCCTATGAATTGGGTATGGTTATCTCTCCCATTAGAATAAGAGACAGCGTTCTATTGAGTTCGAACGAATACATCATCAAATTGAGAGGTGTTGAAGTTGGTAGATTTGAATTGATCCCCGATAGACTTCTTGCCATAAACTCAGGTATGGCTTCTGAAGAATTACCAGGTATAAAAACAAAAGAACCTGCCTTCGGTTTGGGAGCCTTCTGGATAGACGAGAGTTTAAAAGAGGAAGCTATAGAAAAAGGCTACACGACTGTTGATGCACCGAGTGTTTTTGCCACCCATCTTTCTGAAACCATTAAAAAATATGCTCACGAAATCATCGGTACCAAGGAAATAGAAATATTAATAGATGGATTGAGAGTTAATTATGCCAACCTTGTAGATACCCTTATTCCAACAATGCTAAAAATGCATGAACTGAAAAAGGTTTTAAGTGAACTATTGTATGAAAGGATTTCAATAAGGAATCTCTCCTCTATTTTTGAGAGTTTGATCGAAGCAGTTGATAAATATGGAAATAATATTGAGAACTTAGTAGAGTATGTTAGAAGGTCAATGGGGAGGCAAATAGCGGAAAATTTAAAATCTGACGATGGAGATCTTCACGTTACTGCCTTGGATCCGTCCATAGAGAAAAAATTGTCTGAATCGATAAGGGAATCTGATTCGGGAAGGGTTATAATAATTGAACCAGAATATTCAAATATTTTGGTACAAAGAATATCGAAATCTCTGGAAAATATGATGATGAAAGGGTTTAATCCTATATTAATCTGTTCTAAAAACATAAGATATCCGTTTGCCAGATTTATATTAAAATTTATTCAAAACATCAGTATCATTGCATACGAAGAGATACCTTCGGATACTTCTCTCAACGTGAACGAAATAGTGAAAATAGAAGGTGAGAGATCCAATGCAAATTAA
- the flhF gene encoding flagellar biosynthesis protein FlhF — MQIKKLTVKTISEAMEKIRREFGEDAYILDTKKVKKGGFFGIGGERYLEVTVLSEENGNSQRNPQKSKKYPKEADNTYSLNDLIKRNTPEFYRKKEKEQNISKPSYLNIDKEPSDKHSKDGLTEFIKTSREISSKIDKSAEAFYHQYNEKEPSESNIKDSLKLEELMNMVEKLNKKIEANNFYLQDIKEKLYEKSYSNAFIESFLNQLSDLKVEENWKNQEIIRTRFEKKLYQSLEILNFSDIKGKVMFIGPTGVGKTTTLAKIAASLKKMNKKIALITIDTYRIAATDQLKTYADILGISLHICYTPSDLKIALESLLNFDVILIDTAGRSHKNNLQMGELKVFKDVVEPDYNIMLISSNTNCEDMMHIYDNFSFLKPNTLIFTKMDETSSFGQLFSFLEYSRLPLLGITNGQRVPEDLKFPSKEWLTRAAVEEVFK, encoded by the coding sequence ATGCAAATTAAAAAACTTACCGTAAAAACAATTTCTGAAGCGATGGAAAAGATAAGGAGAGAATTTGGGGAAGACGCTTATATTTTAGACACAAAAAAAGTTAAAAAAGGGGGTTTTTTTGGAATCGGTGGAGAAAGATATCTTGAAGTTACCGTTTTGAGTGAAGAGAATGGAAATTCTCAACGCAATCCTCAAAAATCAAAAAAATACCCAAAGGAAGCTGATAATACCTATTCGTTAAACGATCTAATAAAAAGGAATACACCCGAATTTTATAGAAAAAAAGAAAAAGAACAAAATATATCAAAACCATCGTATTTAAACATTGATAAAGAACCCAGTGATAAACATTCGAAAGATGGTTTAACAGAGTTTATAAAAACAAGTAGGGAAATTTCCTCTAAGATAGACAAAAGCGCAGAAGCATTTTACCATCAATACAATGAAAAGGAACCTTCTGAAAGTAACATAAAAGATAGTTTGAAATTAGAAGAGTTGATGAATATGGTTGAAAAGTTGAATAAAAAAATTGAAGCAAACAATTTCTACCTTCAAGATATAAAGGAAAAGTTGTACGAAAAATCTTATTCAAATGCTTTCATCGAATCCTTCTTAAACCAATTGAGCGATTTAAAAGTCGAAGAAAATTGGAAAAATCAAGAAATTATAAGGACAAGATTTGAAAAAAAGCTTTATCAAAGCTTAGAAATTTTAAATTTTAGTGATATAAAAGGTAAAGTTATGTTTATAGGTCCCACAGGTGTGGGAAAAACAACAACTTTGGCCAAAATTGCAGCTAGCTTAAAAAAAATGAATAAAAAAATTGCTTTAATTACAATAGACACTTATAGAATAGCTGCAACAGATCAGCTAAAAACTTATGCAGACATACTAGGTATTTCGCTTCACATTTGTTATACCCCCTCTGATCTCAAAATTGCTTTGGAATCACTTCTGAATTTTGATGTAATTCTAATAGACACTGCAGGGAGAAGCCATAAGAACAATTTACAGATGGGTGAACTCAAAGTGTTCAAAGATGTAGTTGAACCTGATTACAATATAATGTTAATATCTTCTAACACCAATTGTGAAGATATGATGCATATTTATGATAATTTTTCTTTTCTAAAACCCAACACGTTAATTTTTACAAAGATGGATGAAACATCATCGTTTGGGCAATTATTTTCTTTCCTAGAATATTCGAGATTACCTTTGTTGGGGATAACAAACGGTCAAAGGGTTCCTGAAGATTTGAAGTTTCCTTCTAAAGAATGGCTGACTCGTGCAGCAGTGGAGGAGGTATTTAAATGA
- a CDS encoding P-loop NTPase, with translation MNRIYRDQASGLREEYLSTQTKIITVVSGKGGVGKSVLSVNIAADLATHGKRILLFDSDAGFANASILMGNTVKNTLSEYMRGNVAFDECVQDTEYGVKIISSGFDFTDWKIFQNNFNDSIMDEFLNLLKEVDFFIIDVGAGYSEKLNNFYLNSDTIFLITVPEPTAVVNAYSLMKALSILNVNGEIEIILNMIKNKNEVEMVKSVLSRTTKRFLNREIKNFYEISYDENVHLSVKRQIPLISLKENSKFSKDIKKITSDILNIKTSSHTNFTQRLKEMFGKGF, from the coding sequence ATGAACCGTATATATCGAGATCAAGCATCTGGCTTAAGGGAAGAATATTTAAGCACACAGACAAAGATTATAACAGTTGTAAGTGGAAAAGGTGGAGTCGGTAAGTCGGTATTATCAGTGAATATCGCTGCTGATTTAGCCACACATGGGAAAAGAATACTTTTATTTGATTCGGATGCCGGATTTGCAAACGCTTCTATTCTGATGGGAAATACTGTTAAAAACACTTTGAGTGAGTATATGAGAGGAAACGTCGCCTTCGATGAGTGCGTTCAAGATACAGAGTATGGTGTTAAGATAATAAGCAGCGGTTTTGATTTTACAGATTGGAAGATCTTTCAAAATAATTTTAATGACTCGATAATGGATGAATTTTTAAATTTGTTGAAAGAAGTGGATTTTTTTATTATAGATGTAGGTGCCGGGTATTCTGAAAAACTCAATAACTTTTATCTAAATTCCGATACTATATTTCTAATAACCGTCCCAGAACCAACAGCGGTAGTTAACGCCTACAGCTTGATGAAAGCTTTATCTATTTTGAATGTAAATGGAGAAATAGAGATAATTCTTAACATGATCAAAAATAAAAACGAAGTAGAGATGGTTAAATCCGTCTTAAGTAGAACTACAAAAAGGTTTTTAAACAGAGAAATAAAAAACTTTTATGAAATTTCTTACGATGAAAATGTTCATTTAAGTGTGAAGAGACAGATACCTTTAATTTCATTGAAAGAAAACAGTAAATTTTCGAAAGATATAAAAAAGATAACTTCCGATATACTCAATATAAAAACCTCTTCCCACACCAATTTTACACAGAGATTGAAAGAAATGTTCGGGAAAGGCTTTTGA
- a CDS encoding flagellar brake protein: MSDFVEKVSSKNVLYTNMPLDLEIQEKGIQGIYKSILYEYDLNTNLAKIGMPIFKGAYLKIFQGTNLKMRAYSSRAVYLFKSKVYGSGKEGNIRYLMINIPETIVRVQRRQHARIPVSEEGTFYLKEEQENSKNQENVQPTQYRFITKDFSAGGLAIVTSKELKVGQRIILKLSLKNEIRLEDMESQVVRLIDKTTGGEYIYGIKFLNLTRDKEEELVRFVFKLERESYKKV; this comes from the coding sequence ATGTCTGATTTTGTAGAAAAAGTTAGTTCAAAGAATGTTTTATACACTAATATGCCTTTGGATTTAGAAATTCAAGAAAAAGGAATTCAAGGGATTTATAAAAGTATCTTATACGAATATGACCTCAACACTAATCTAGCTAAAATTGGAATGCCGATTTTTAAAGGGGCGTATCTGAAAATTTTTCAAGGTACAAATCTAAAAATGCGAGCATACTCTTCTAGGGCCGTTTATTTATTCAAAAGCAAAGTTTACGGTAGTGGAAAAGAAGGGAATATAAGATACCTTATGATAAACATTCCTGAAACAATCGTTAGGGTACAAAGAAGGCAACACGCCAGAATTCCTGTTTCTGAAGAGGGCACCTTTTATCTCAAAGAGGAACAAGAAAATAGTAAAAACCAAGAGAACGTTCAACCCACCCAATACAGGTTTATAACTAAAGATTTCAGTGCTGGAGGATTGGCTATTGTTACCTCTAAAGAGTTGAAAGTCGGTCAAAGAATAATATTAAAGCTATCTTTAAAAAATGAGATCAGACTCGAAGACATGGAATCACAGGTTGTTAGGTTAATTGATAAAACTACAGGTGGAGAATACATTTATGGAATTAAGTTTTTAAACTTAACGAGAGATAAAGAAGAAGAGCTGGTAAGGTTCGTTTTCAAATTAGAGCGAGAGTCATATAAAAAGGTTTGA
- the cheC gene encoding CheY-P phosphatase CheC, translating to MSIYDEINEQKLDALKELGNIGAGNAATAISTMLNKKIDITVPSAEIIPISELWEEFSDPEEITAGAMIEIGGELHGAILFLLGTQETKQILELLKLPRPEDLTEIDEMTSSAIGEVGNIMCSSYISAISNFTGLNIHSLPPKITVDMLTAIVSESSLMVTEGSDFVILIRTDINIEEYERNVKGFLIYLSDENNIIKLLKAIGMGTNNE from the coding sequence ATGTCGATCTATGATGAAATCAACGAACAAAAATTGGACGCATTAAAAGAATTAGGAAACATAGGTGCAGGGAATGCAGCGACAGCTATTTCAACAATGTTGAACAAAAAAATTGACATCACCGTTCCTTCCGCTGAAATTATACCGATTTCAGAATTATGGGAGGAGTTTAGTGATCCTGAAGAAATAACAGCCGGGGCTATGATAGAAATTGGTGGAGAACTCCATGGGGCTATTTTGTTTCTGCTAGGAACCCAAGAAACAAAACAAATCTTGGAACTGCTAAAGCTCCCCAGGCCAGAAGATTTAACGGAAATTGATGAAATGACCTCTTCAGCCATTGGGGAAGTTGGCAATATTATGTGTAGTTCTTATATATCTGCCATTTCCAATTTCACTGGTTTGAACATACATTCCTTGCCACCAAAAATTACCGTGGATATGTTGACAGCCATAGTTTCCGAATCTTCTCTTATGGTTACTGAAGGTAGCGATTTTGTAATCCTAATTAGAACAGATATAAACATCGAAGAGTATGAAAGAAACGTAAAAGGCTTCTTAATATATTTATCAGACGAAAATAATATTATAAAATTATTAAAAGCCATAGGAATGGGGACGAATAATGAGTGA
- the cheD gene encoding chemoreceptor glutamine deamidase/glutamate methylesterase CheD, with protein sequence MSESKKRIIGIGEYIVDKNPAILVTLGLGSCVAVCLRDKNNLIGGLVHIMLPESRSNKNDQKIGKYADTGIKAIIDGIVDLGGNVKYLEAKIAGGAAMFKNSNNSLNVGSKNVEAVKKILKENNIKIIAEDTGGNRARSVEFNIANGELKVKKVGGGEKVEITVI encoded by the coding sequence ATGAGTGAGAGTAAGAAAAGAATAATAGGAATTGGTGAATACATTGTAGATAAAAATCCTGCTATTTTAGTCACATTAGGATTAGGCTCCTGCGTGGCGGTTTGCCTACGAGATAAGAACAACCTCATTGGAGGTTTGGTCCACATAATGCTTCCTGAAAGCAGAAGCAACAAAAATGATCAGAAGATCGGTAAATATGCAGACACAGGTATAAAAGCGATAATAGATGGAATTGTAGATTTAGGTGGAAACGTTAAATACCTTGAAGCTAAGATAGCAGGAGGAGCAGCTATGTTCAAAAATTCTAATAATTCTTTGAATGTAGGAAGTAAGAATGTTGAGGCGGTTAAAAAAATTTTAAAAGAAAACAACATAAAAATAATCGCTGAAGATACTGGAGGTAACAGAGCCAGAAGTGTGGAATTTAACATTGCAAATGGGGAACTAAAGGTTAAAAAGGTTGGCGGAGGAGAAAAGGTAGAAATCACAGTAATTTAA
- a CDS encoding sigma-70 family RNA polymerase sigma factor, whose amino-acid sequence MKYKINEEQLVMEFLPKIKIIALNLKTTLPKNIEVEDLIQEGIIGLLQSYKRYNPDKGTTFYTYALKRIKGSMYDYLRRIDWLPKEIRSLVKKYEDLIYECKDNECLDDNSVAEKLHIDKHDVDKIKFSVSKRQILQLDEYFLNNEEENWFEATQEENDPEILAYKDIFQDKLKESIEKLEEREKLILSLYYNDGLTFKEIGSVLEISESRVSQLHSVILVKLKKMIQGSE is encoded by the coding sequence ATGAAGTACAAAATTAATGAAGAACAATTGGTAATGGAATTTTTACCTAAAATAAAGATCATAGCTTTGAATTTAAAAACCACTTTACCTAAAAATATAGAGGTAGAGGATTTGATTCAAGAGGGGATCATAGGATTACTTCAATCATACAAAAGATACAACCCAGATAAAGGTACTACTTTTTACACCTACGCTCTAAAAAGAATCAAAGGTTCGATGTATGATTATCTGCGCAGAATAGATTGGCTTCCAAAAGAGATAAGAAGTTTAGTAAAAAAGTACGAAGATTTAATTTATGAATGTAAAGATAATGAATGCCTAGACGATAATTCAGTAGCAGAGAAACTTCATATTGATAAGCATGATGTTGACAAAATAAAATTCTCTGTGAGTAAAAGGCAGATTCTTCAGTTGGATGAATATTTTTTAAACAACGAAGAAGAGAACTGGTTTGAAGCTACACAAGAAGAAAACGACCCTGAAATACTGGCTTATAAAGATATCTTCCAAGATAAATTAAAAGAAAGTATCGAGAAATTGGAAGAAAGAGAAAAGCTGATACTCTCCCTTTATTACAACGATGGGTTGACCTTTAAAGAAATAGGAAGTGTTTTAGAAATAAGCGAATCACGGGTTTCCCAGTTGCATTCAGTGATATTGGTAAAATTAAAAAAAATGATTCAAGGAAGTGAATAA